The following proteins are encoded in a genomic region of Vibrio spartinae:
- the nqrF gene encoding NADH:ubiquinone reductase (Na(+)-transporting) subunit F, translating to MDIILGVVMFTLIVLVLVLVILFAKSKLVPTGDITILINGDAEKAIVTSPGGKLLGALAGSGIFVSSACGGGGSCGQCKVKVKAGGGDILPTELSHISKGEAREGERLACQVSVKADMEVELPEEIFGVKKWDCTVISNDSKATFIKELKLQIPDGESVPFRAGGYIQIEAPAHHIKYSDFDVPEEYRSDWEKFNLFRYESKVDEDIIRAYSMANYPEEFGIIMLNVRVATPPPNNPNVPPGQMSSYIWSLKEGDKVTISGPFGEFFAKDTDAEMVFIGGGAGMAPMRSHIFDQLKRLKSQRKISFWYGARSKREMFYVEDFDALQEENENFKWFCALSDPLPEDNWDGYTGFIHNVLYENYLKEHEAPEDCEYYMCGPPVMNAAVINMLTELGVEEENILLDDFGG from the coding sequence ATGGACATTATTCTTGGTGTAGTGATGTTTACTCTGATTGTACTGGTTTTAGTTTTGGTGATTTTGTTCGCCAAATCTAAGCTAGTTCCAACAGGTGACATTACGATTCTAATTAATGGCGATGCTGAGAAAGCGATCGTCACGAGCCCTGGTGGTAAACTTCTGGGCGCACTGGCGGGATCGGGTATTTTCGTATCATCCGCTTGTGGTGGTGGTGGCTCTTGTGGTCAGTGCAAAGTAAAAGTTAAAGCGGGTGGTGGCGATATTCTTCCTACAGAATTAAGCCATATTTCCAAAGGTGAAGCTCGTGAAGGTGAGCGTCTGGCATGTCAGGTTTCCGTAAAAGCAGATATGGAAGTTGAATTGCCGGAAGAAATTTTTGGGGTGAAGAAGTGGGACTGTACTGTTATCTCTAATGATAGCAAAGCGACTTTCATTAAAGAGCTTAAGTTACAAATCCCTGATGGTGAGTCTGTACCGTTCCGTGCGGGTGGATATATCCAGATCGAAGCGCCAGCGCACCATATTAAGTACTCAGATTTTGATGTTCCTGAAGAGTATCGCTCTGACTGGGAAAAATTTAATCTGTTCCGTTATGAGTCGAAAGTTGACGAAGACATCATTCGGGCATATTCGATGGCAAACTATCCTGAAGAATTTGGCATTATTATGCTGAATGTTCGGGTTGCAACTCCGCCACCGAATAATCCAAATGTGCCGCCAGGTCAAATGTCATCTTATATCTGGTCTCTGAAAGAGGGAGATAAGGTCACAATTTCTGGTCCGTTTGGTGAGTTCTTTGCCAAAGATACCGATGCTGAAATGGTCTTTATCGGTGGTGGTGCAGGTATGGCACCAATGCGTTCACATATCTTTGATCAGCTGAAACGTTTGAAGTCTCAGCGTAAGATCAGTTTCTGGTATGGTGCACGTTCGAAGCGTGAAATGTTCTATGTAGAAGATTTTGATGCTTTACAAGAAGAGAACGAGAACTTTAAGTGGTTCTGTGCTCTGTCAGATCCATTACCAGAAGATAATTGGGATGGTTATACTGGCTTTATTCACAACGTTCTGTATGAGAACTATCTGAAGGAGCATGAAGCACCGGAAGACTGTGAATACTACATGTGTGGACCACCAGTGATGAATGCAGCTGTCATTAACATGTTGACAGAGCTGGGTGTCGAAGAAGAGAATATTCTTCTTGATGACTTTGGCGGTTAA
- the nqrE gene encoding NADH:ubiquinone reductase (Na(+)-transporting) subunit E produces the protein MEHYISLLVRSIFLENMALAFFLGMCTFLAVSKQVKTAFGLGIAVTVVLTISVPVNNLVYNLVLKENALVDGIDLTFLNFITFIGVIAALVQILEMVLDRFFPPLYNALGIFLPLITVNCAIFGGVSFMVQREYDFVESIVYGFGSGAGWMLAIVALAGIREKMKYSDVPPGLRGLGITFITVGLMALGFMSFSGVQL, from the coding sequence ATGGAACATTATATTAGTTTACTCGTACGATCCATTTTCCTGGAAAACATGGCGCTGGCTTTCTTTCTGGGGATGTGTACGTTTTTGGCTGTTTCAAAACAAGTCAAAACAGCATTTGGCTTGGGAATTGCCGTTACGGTTGTGTTAACCATTTCTGTGCCAGTCAATAACTTGGTTTATAACCTCGTTTTGAAAGAAAATGCACTGGTTGATGGTATTGACCTGACTTTCTTGAACTTTATCACTTTCATCGGGGTAATCGCGGCGTTAGTACAGATTCTGGAAATGGTGCTTGACCGTTTCTTCCCACCTTTATATAACGCACTGGGGATTTTCTTACCGCTCATTACGGTGAACTGTGCGATCTTTGGTGGTGTATCGTTTATGGTACAACGCGAATATGATTTTGTTGAGTCAATTGTTTATGGCTTTGGCTCCGGTGCTGGTTGGATGCTTGCGATCGTCGCGCTTGCAGGTATCCGTGAGAAAATGAAATATTCTGACGTCCCTCCCGGGTTACGTGGTCTTGGTATCACGTTTATCACGGTCGGTCTGATGGCGTTAGGTTTTATGTCATTCTCTGGTGTTCAACTGTAA
- a CDS encoding NADH:ubiquinone reductase (Na(+)-transporting) subunit D → MSTVKDLKKSLLGPVLDNNPIALQVLGVCSALAVTTKLETAFVMTVAVMFVTALSNFFVSLIRNHIPNSVRIIVQMAIIASLVIVVDQVLKAYLYEISKQLSVFVGLIITNCIVMGRAEAFAMKEAPIPSLIDGIANGLGYGFVLISVGFFRELFGSGKIFGMEVLPLVNNGGWYQPNGLMLLAPSAFFLIGFLIWGIRVFKPEQVEAKE, encoded by the coding sequence ATGTCTACTGTGAAAGATCTGAAAAAGAGTCTGTTAGGACCGGTGTTAGACAACAACCCGATTGCATTGCAGGTTCTTGGCGTATGTTCCGCACTAGCGGTCACAACGAAGCTTGAAACAGCATTTGTTATGACGGTGGCGGTCATGTTTGTAACCGCGCTTTCTAACTTTTTCGTTTCATTGATTCGTAACCACATCCCTAACAGTGTGCGTATTATTGTCCAGATGGCAATTATTGCTTCGTTGGTAATCGTGGTTGACCAGGTTCTGAAAGCATATCTTTATGAGATTTCCAAACAACTTTCAGTTTTTGTTGGCTTGATCATCACGAACTGTATTGTTATGGGACGAGCTGAAGCATTTGCGATGAAAGAAGCCCCAATTCCTTCTTTAATTGACGGAATTGCAAATGGTCTGGGTTATGGTTTTGTCCTGATCAGTGTTGGTTTCTTCCGTGAGTTATTTGGCTCGGGTAAAATCTTTGGGATGGAAGTTCTGCCATTAGTGAATAATGGTGGTTGGTATCAGCCAAACGGTTTGATGCTACTTGCACCATCTGCATTCTTCTTGATTGGCTTCTTGATTTGGGGCATCCGTGTATTCAAACCAGAGCAAGTGGAAGCGAAGGAGTAA
- a CDS encoding Na(+)-translocating NADH-quinone reductase subunit C, protein MANNNDSIKKTLFVVIVLSLVCSIIVSTAAVGLRSKQQINAVLDKQEKILEVSGVDTSSGSIKELYTQYIEPKLVNFKTGEFVEKTPEGQTASDYDQRAASKEVSQSLKLPTSEDPAQIRYRADYGLVYLVKQGGKIQRLILPIHGKGLWSMMYAFVAVETDGNTIDGIVYYEQGETPGLGGEVENPNWRAQFVGKKLYDENHKPAIKIVKGGAPAGSIHGVDALSGATLTSMGVQHQFDFWLGDKGFGPFLAKVRDGGLN, encoded by the coding sequence ATGGCAAACAATAACGATAGCATTAAGAAAACGTTGTTTGTTGTTATCGTATTGAGCTTAGTGTGCTCAATCATCGTTTCAACGGCAGCTGTAGGGTTGCGTAGTAAGCAACAAATCAATGCAGTTTTGGATAAGCAGGAAAAGATTCTGGAAGTTTCCGGTGTCGATACGTCATCCGGTAGTATAAAAGAACTTTATACGCAATATATCGAACCGAAACTGGTGAATTTTAAAACCGGTGAATTTGTTGAGAAGACTCCTGAGGGGCAAACCGCGTCTGACTATGATCAGCGTGCGGCTTCAAAAGAGGTATCACAATCTCTGAAACTGCCTACATCTGAAGATCCAGCGCAAATTCGCTATAGAGCTGATTATGGTTTGGTCTATCTTGTGAAGCAGGGTGGTAAAATTCAGCGTTTGATCCTGCCAATTCATGGTAAAGGACTATGGTCAATGATGTATGCCTTTGTTGCAGTAGAGACAGATGGTAATACAATTGATGGCATTGTTTACTATGAGCAAGGTGAAACTCCTGGGCTCGGTGGTGAAGTGGAAAACCCAAACTGGCGTGCACAGTTTGTTGGTAAAAAGCTTTATGATGAAAATCATAAACCAGCAATTAAGATCGTCAAAGGTGGTGCACCTGCAGGATCGATACATGGCGTTGATGCACTGTCAGGTGCAACTCTGACTAGTATGGGCGTCCAGCATCAATTTGACTTCTGGCTGGGTGATAAGGGCTTTGGTCCATTCTTGGCAAAAGTCCGTGACGGAGGTCTGAACTAA
- a CDS encoding NADH:ubiquinone reductase (Na(+)-transporting) subunit B: protein MGLKKFFEDIEHHFEPGAKYEKLYSLYEAAATIFYTPGTVTRKSSHVRDSVDLKRIMIMVWLAVFPAMFWGMYNAGGQAIAALNHLYQGQQLLSVIDGNWHYWFTELLGGTLMADTAGWGSKMLLGATYFLPIYLTVFIVGGFWEVLFCIVRKHEVNEGFFVTSILFALIVPPTMPLWQAALGITFGVVVGKEVFGGTGRNFLNPALAGRAFLFFAYPAQISGDVVWTAADGFSGATALSQWSQGGHSALVNNVTGATISWMDAFLGNIPGSIGEVSTLALAIGAAFIVYMGIASWRIIGGVMVGMIALSTLFNVIGSDTNAMFNMPWHWHLVLGGFAFGMFFMATDPVSASFTDKGKWAYGMLIGAMCVLIRVVNPAYPEGMMLAILFSNLFAPLFDHIVVEKNVKRRLARYGKQ from the coding sequence ATGGGTCTTAAAAAGTTTTTTGAAGACATCGAGCATCACTTTGAACCGGGTGCCAAGTATGAGAAATTGTATTCGCTGTATGAAGCGGCTGCGACAATTTTCTATACACCAGGCACGGTGACGAGAAAAAGCTCACATGTTCGTGATAGCGTCGATTTAAAGCGCATTATGATCATGGTTTGGTTAGCTGTTTTCCCTGCAATGTTCTGGGGAATGTATAACGCTGGCGGTCAGGCAATTGCTGCATTGAATCACCTCTATCAGGGGCAACAACTGCTCAGTGTGATTGATGGCAACTGGCATTACTGGTTTACCGAACTATTGGGTGGCACCCTAATGGCCGATACGGCTGGTTGGGGCAGTAAGATGTTGCTTGGTGCGACATATTTTCTTCCGATTTACCTGACCGTCTTTATTGTCGGCGGTTTCTGGGAAGTCTTGTTCTGTATTGTGCGGAAACATGAAGTCAACGAAGGTTTCTTTGTGACGTCAATTCTGTTTGCACTGATTGTTCCGCCAACCATGCCTTTGTGGCAGGCCGCGTTAGGGATCACCTTTGGTGTTGTTGTTGGTAAAGAGGTGTTCGGTGGAACGGGGCGTAACTTCCTCAATCCAGCATTGGCCGGCCGTGCATTCCTGTTCTTTGCTTATCCTGCTCAGATCTCCGGTGATGTAGTTTGGACTGCTGCCGATGGTTTCTCTGGTGCAACGGCACTGAGTCAGTGGTCTCAAGGTGGACATAGTGCATTGGTTAATAATGTCACAGGTGCGACTATCTCTTGGATGGATGCATTCCTCGGCAATATTCCAGGCTCAATTGGTGAAGTGTCTACCTTAGCGCTTGCTATTGGTGCTGCTTTTATCGTGTACATGGGAATTGCTTCATGGCGAATCATCGGTGGTGTGATGGTCGGTATGATTGCGCTTTCAACCCTGTTCAATGTTATTGGCTCAGATACCAACGCAATGTTTAATATGCCTTGGCATTGGCACCTTGTTCTTGGTGGATTTGCTTTTGGTATGTTCTTTATGGCGACCGATCCCGTTTCAGCATCGTTTACCGATAAAGGTAAATGGGCTTATGGAATGTTGATTGGGGCAATGTGTGTTTTGATTCGTGTTGTAAACCCAGCTTATCCGGAAGGAATGATGCTGGCGATTCTGTTCTCGAATCTTTTTGCACCATTATTCGACCATATTGTCGTTGAAAAGAATGTCAAACGGAGATTAGCGCGCTATGGCAAACAATAA
- a CDS encoding Na(+)-translocating NADH-quinone reductase subunit A has protein sequence MITIKKGLDLPIAGTPSQVISDGKTISKVALLGEEYVGMRPTMHVRVGDEVKKAQILFEDKKNPGVKFTSPVCGKVIEVNRGAKRVLQSVVIEVAGDAQETFDKFDASQLASLEREQVRTQLVDSGMWTALRTRPFSKVPAIDSATKAIFVTAIDTNPLAADPQLIINEQSDAFVAGLDVLSVLTEGKVYVCKQGKSLPRSAQPNVEEHVFEGPHPAGLPGTHMHFLYPVDLNHVAWSINYQDVIAIGHLFLTGELYVDRVVSLAGPVVNKPRLVRTMIGASLDELIDNEIMPGEVRVVSGSVLSGVKASGPHAYLGRYHLQVSVLREGREKELFGWLVPGKHKFSVTRSYLGHLFQGQLFNMTTSTNGSERAMVPIGNYEKIMPLDMEPTLLLRDICAGDTDSAQRLGILELDEEDLSLCTFVCPGKYEYGMLLRECLDKIEKEG, from the coding sequence ATGATTACAATAAAGAAGGGATTGGATCTTCCTATTGCTGGAACTCCTTCCCAGGTGATAAGTGATGGTAAAACCATCAGCAAAGTCGCCTTGCTTGGCGAAGAGTACGTTGGTATGCGTCCTACGATGCATGTCCGCGTAGGTGATGAAGTAAAGAAAGCTCAAATTCTTTTTGAAGATAAGAAGAATCCGGGGGTTAAATTTACTTCACCGGTCTGCGGTAAAGTTATCGAAGTGAACCGTGGTGCAAAACGGGTGCTTCAATCTGTCGTGATTGAAGTTGCTGGTGATGCACAGGAGACATTCGATAAGTTTGACGCGAGTCAACTTGCAAGCTTGGAACGCGAGCAAGTTAGAACACAGCTGGTTGATTCCGGTATGTGGACTGCGTTACGTACTCGTCCCTTTAGCAAGGTTCCTGCTATCGATTCTGCAACCAAGGCTATCTTTGTTACGGCAATAGATACCAATCCTTTGGCTGCTGATCCACAACTGATTATTAATGAACAATCAGATGCTTTCGTTGCAGGTTTAGACGTTTTATCTGTTTTGACAGAAGGTAAAGTCTACGTTTGTAAACAAGGAAAGAGCTTACCTCGTTCGGCTCAACCGAATGTGGAAGAGCATGTGTTTGAAGGGCCGCATCCAGCTGGATTGCCCGGAACACACATGCATTTCCTCTATCCTGTGGATCTCAACCATGTAGCTTGGAGTATCAACTATCAGGACGTTATTGCTATCGGTCATTTATTCTTGACCGGAGAGTTATACGTTGATCGTGTTGTGTCTCTGGCCGGACCGGTTGTAAATAAACCACGTCTGGTTCGTACGATGATTGGAGCTAGTTTAGACGAATTGATCGATAACGAAATTATGCCCGGAGAAGTCCGTGTGGTTTCTGGTTCAGTCCTTTCCGGAGTGAAAGCCAGTGGTCCTCATGCTTATCTTGGTCGTTATCATCTCCAAGTCTCAGTGCTTCGAGAAGGGCGTGAGAAAGAACTGTTTGGCTGGTTAGTTCCCGGTAAACATAAATTCTCCGTCACACGTTCGTACCTTGGACACCTTTTCCAAGGCCAGCTTTTCAATATGACAACCTCCACAAATGGTAGTGAGCGTGCGATGGTTCCAATCGGCAATTATGAAAAAATAATGCCACTTGATATGGAACCAACATTGCTCCTTCGCGATATCTGTGCTGGTGATACTGACAGTGCTCAGCGTCTCGGCATTTTAGAGCTCGATGAAGAAGATCTCTCACTGTGTACCTTTGTGTGTCCAGGCAAATACGAGTACGGCATGTTACTCCGTGAGTGTCTCGACAAGATTGAGAAGGAAGGGTAA
- a CDS encoding BolA family protein — protein MIQEIIEAKLHQAFQPEHLQVLNESYMHNVPAGSESHFKVVIVSPSFDGQRLIEQHRAVNQVLADELAGQVHALSIYTYTPEQWRQNTQVPDSPMCHGGGHKES, from the coding sequence ATGATACAAGAAATTATTGAAGCGAAGTTACATCAGGCATTCCAGCCCGAGCACCTGCAAGTGCTTAATGAGAGTTACATGCATAATGTGCCAGCTGGATCTGAAAGCCATTTCAAAGTTGTGATTGTCAGTCCCTCGTTTGATGGACAGCGTTTAATTGAACAGCACCGAGCTGTGAATCAGGTTTTAGCTGATGAATTAGCAGGTCAGGTTCATGCGTTGTCGATTTATACCTATACTCCAGAACAGTGGCGACAAAATACTCAGGTGCCTGATAGCCCGATGTGTCATGGCGGCGGTCATAAAGAGAGCTGA
- a CDS encoding methyltransferase, producing the protein MKTELSLNERTLTLHRYPEQHYENLQAWDAGDEYLIRHVEAMTLSPGKHILILNDHFGALSCWFARDHQVTLMSDSYLSHQGVQQNLTRNGDHAISCLTTIADLPTDIDLVLFQLPKNNRHLIWQLSQLRTYLPKTCPVIAVNKAKDIHTSTLQLFEQYLGTTQTSLAWKKHRLVFASADAPLQSVSPELIWDAEIDHQSVRLVNLPNVFSGESLDLGARFFLCHIPEKPNCKHIIDLGCGNGVLSIKAGQRNPHAALTCIDESFMAVESARRNLNYHFGNRANMQCIANNCLDGLAPASADLILCNPPFHQQNTITDHIAWQMFCDAKHVLEKRGELLVIGNRHLGYDGKLTKIFGKSNVKTVAMNKKFVILQATKP; encoded by the coding sequence ATGAAGACAGAATTATCATTAAACGAACGAACGCTGACATTGCACCGCTACCCTGAGCAGCATTATGAAAATTTGCAGGCATGGGATGCCGGAGACGAATACCTCATTCGTCATGTTGAGGCCATGACGTTATCTCCGGGCAAGCATATCTTGATTCTGAATGATCATTTTGGCGCACTGTCATGTTGGTTTGCCCGGGATCATCAAGTCACCCTGATGAGCGATTCATACCTCTCCCATCAAGGGGTGCAACAAAATTTGACCCGCAACGGTGATCATGCGATCAGCTGCCTGACAACAATCGCAGATCTGCCTACCGATATTGATTTGGTTTTATTTCAGTTACCCAAGAATAATCGCCACCTCATCTGGCAACTCAGTCAACTCCGCACCTATCTACCTAAAACCTGTCCAGTGATTGCGGTCAACAAGGCGAAAGATATCCATACCTCAACATTGCAACTGTTTGAACAATATCTAGGTACCACGCAGACGTCACTCGCTTGGAAAAAACATCGCTTAGTGTTTGCCAGTGCGGATGCGCCCCTTCAGTCGGTATCCCCAGAGCTGATCTGGGACGCAGAAATTGATCATCAATCGGTTCGGTTAGTCAATCTGCCCAATGTCTTCTCCGGAGAAAGTCTTGATTTGGGAGCGCGTTTTTTCCTTTGCCACATTCCAGAAAAACCAAATTGCAAGCACATTATCGATTTAGGATGCGGTAACGGCGTTCTCTCTATCAAAGCAGGACAACGAAACCCGCACGCAGCTTTAACCTGTATCGATGAAAGCTTCATGGCCGTCGAATCAGCCCGAAGAAATTTAAACTATCACTTCGGCAACCGCGCAAATATGCAGTGTATCGCGAATAATTGTCTCGATGGTTTGGCCCCCGCATCCGCTGATTTGATTTTATGCAACCCACCTTTTCACCAGCAGAATACCATCACTGACCACATTGCCTGGCAGATGTTCTGTGATGCAAAGCATGTTCTGGAAAAGAGAGGTGAATTATTAGTGATCGGTAACCGTCACCTCGGCTACGATGGAAAACTCACGAAAATATTTGGAAAATCTAACGTAAAAACTGTCGCGATGAACAAAAAATTTGTTATCTTACAGGCAACTAAACCGTGA
- a CDS encoding YajG family lipoprotein, whose protein sequence is MKKLVIAATVALLAACSGPQQQQINFAPQPALSQSDIVKGKSFTLMSKDVRTSQYVALVDSGRAHIEPVHARQNVRIAIENALSQQFSSQGFTTSVNSENSMTVEIQEALVSVKHSMMESEMNASVVLEITAETPTGKLVKTYHGTAKKTSTFSASNDDIEMVFNDVVNNVLKKIAQDDELKNYMREHF, encoded by the coding sequence ATGAAAAAACTGGTTATTGCAGCGACTGTCGCACTGCTTGCCGCCTGTTCAGGCCCACAGCAGCAACAAATCAACTTTGCCCCTCAACCGGCCCTCAGCCAGAGTGATATTGTGAAAGGAAAATCTTTTACCCTGATGAGTAAAGATGTCAGAACCTCTCAATATGTTGCGTTAGTTGATAGCGGCCGTGCACATATCGAACCGGTTCATGCGCGCCAGAATGTGCGGATCGCGATTGAGAATGCATTGTCACAACAATTCTCTTCTCAAGGTTTTACAACCAGCGTCAATAGCGAAAACTCAATGACGGTAGAGATCCAAGAAGCACTCGTTTCAGTGAAGCATTCGATGATGGAAAGTGAAATGAACGCAAGTGTTGTGCTTGAAATCACGGCTGAAACGCCAACCGGAAAATTAGTAAAAACTTACCATGGTACCGCAAAGAAAACGTCAACATTTAGTGCATCGAATGATGATATCGAGATGGTCTTTAATGATGTCGTGAATAATGTTCTGAAAAAGATTGCCCAAGATGACGAGCTGAAAAACTATATGCGGGAGCACTTTTAA
- a CDS encoding peptidylprolyl isomerase, with translation MRRYRFSAILACCFFSLFSLGASASPSVAFETTLGSFTVELNSAQAPVTVKNFLRYVENGSYVGSIFHRVIPGFMVQGGGFSTQMERLKTYPPIANEANNGLSNQTGTIAMARTQDPNSATRQFFINLVDNDFLNYGKRPPGYAVFGRVTAGFDVIQKIGQQKTGVQKYMNDVPVEPIIITRVFVVPEKDTTATTSTAQ, from the coding sequence ATGCGTCGGTATCGCTTCTCAGCCATACTGGCCTGTTGCTTTTTTTCACTGTTTAGCCTCGGCGCGTCAGCATCCCCCAGTGTGGCATTTGAAACCACACTGGGTTCGTTTACAGTCGAATTGAACAGCGCACAAGCACCGGTCACAGTCAAAAACTTCTTGCGTTATGTTGAAAACGGCAGCTATGTCGGCAGTATTTTTCACCGGGTCATTCCCGGCTTCATGGTTCAAGGGGGGGGATTCAGCACCCAAATGGAACGGCTGAAAACTTACCCGCCAATCGCTAACGAAGCCAATAACGGTTTGTCCAATCAAACCGGAACCATTGCAATGGCCAGAACTCAGGATCCAAACTCAGCTACCCGGCAATTTTTTATCAACCTGGTTGATAATGACTTTCTCAATTACGGAAAACGGCCACCGGGTTATGCGGTATTTGGTCGGGTCACGGCAGGGTTTGACGTGATTCAAAAGATTGGTCAGCAAAAAACGGGCGTCCAGAAATATATGAACGATGTCCCCGTAGAACCGATTATTATCACGCGTGTTTTTGTTGTCCCTGAAAAAGACACCACAGCAACGACGTCAACAGCACAATAG
- a CDS encoding AmpG family muropeptide MFS transporter: MQKSSYTWKSTVQSYLDKRLAWVLMLGCSSGFPWVLIGSNMSGWLKDAGFTNTDIGYFSSIFVAYSVNFLWSPLVDRIHIPLVSRWLGQRRSWIFVCQCIILLCTLAIASFSNPTTHFMMTYGIALVIAFVSATQDIAIDAFRIDSFNKAEESKLPQASAMAVIGWWTGYSLPGYLAFTNADQYGWNTIYFGMAAVMVVLIIFTLMTKEPVTHRDLLQQKAQARHHQYIESPALLWLSVTVVEPFIDFFKRNGIRVALTILLFVFLFKIGEAFLGKMSISFYREVGFTNEQIGYYSKMIGWWTTMFFTLIGSMVTVRFGIVKGLMIGGIAMSASNLMFAWIAQTGPNEHLFLATVIVDNFTTAFSTVAFVSFLTLMTGQAFSATQYALLASLGNAGRTVLSSFSGAMVDYLNNWPLFFVLTSVMVVPSLIMLYLLRHYFTDLLEKAKASRKQDCI, encoded by the coding sequence TTGCAAAAATCATCATACACGTGGAAATCCACTGTTCAGAGTTATCTCGATAAACGTTTGGCATGGGTTCTCATGCTTGGATGTTCCAGTGGATTTCCTTGGGTATTAATCGGTTCCAATATGTCCGGCTGGCTAAAAGATGCTGGATTTACCAATACGGATATTGGTTATTTCAGCAGTATTTTTGTCGCCTATTCAGTCAATTTTTTATGGTCCCCTCTCGTAGACCGAATTCATATCCCACTGGTGAGCCGATGGCTCGGGCAACGGCGTAGCTGGATTTTTGTCTGCCAGTGCATCATTTTGTTGTGCACACTGGCAATTGCTTCTTTTTCCAATCCCACCACTCATTTTATGATGACCTACGGGATCGCACTGGTGATCGCATTTGTCTCAGCAACTCAGGATATTGCGATTGATGCGTTTCGGATCGACAGCTTCAATAAAGCCGAAGAATCGAAGCTGCCTCAAGCTTCTGCAATGGCGGTCATCGGTTGGTGGACCGGTTATTCTCTACCGGGTTATCTGGCATTTACCAATGCCGATCAATATGGCTGGAATACGATTTATTTTGGGATGGCTGCCGTCATGGTTGTGCTGATAATATTCACGCTGATGACCAAAGAGCCAGTCACCCACCGAGATCTTTTACAGCAAAAAGCGCAAGCGCGTCACCATCAGTATATTGAATCTCCGGCCCTCCTGTGGCTTTCTGTCACCGTAGTCGAACCGTTTATTGATTTCTTTAAACGGAACGGGATTCGGGTTGCATTAACGATCTTGCTCTTCGTGTTTTTGTTCAAAATTGGCGAAGCGTTTCTGGGCAAAATGTCGATTTCATTTTACCGGGAGGTCGGGTTCACCAATGAGCAAATTGGTTACTACTCGAAAATGATCGGTTGGTGGACAACGATGTTCTTCACGCTGATCGGGAGTATGGTGACAGTCCGATTCGGTATTGTAAAAGGCTTGATGATCGGGGGCATCGCCATGTCAGCCAGCAATCTGATGTTCGCATGGATTGCGCAGACCGGTCCGAATGAACACCTTTTTCTGGCAACCGTCATCGTCGATAACTTTACCACGGCTTTTTCAACCGTCGCATTTGTCTCATTCCTCACCTTAATGACCGGGCAAGCCTTTTCGGCAACGCAATACGCGCTATTAGCGTCTTTAGGCAATGCCGGGCGCACCGTCCTCTCGTCATTCAGTGGCGCGATGGTCGATTATCTGAACAACTGGCCACTATTTTTTGTCCTGACTTCGGTTATGGTTGTCCCGAGTCTGATCATGCTTTATCTACTCCGGCATTACTTTACGGATCTGCTGGAAAAAGCAAAAGCATCCAGAAAACAGGACTGCATTTAA